Genomic DNA from Alistipes indistinctus YIT 12060:
ATTTCGATCCGAAGGGGAAGTCCGACGCGGAGGTGATGCGCTTCTGCCAGGCGTTCATGACCGAATTGTGGCGCTATATCGGTCCGGAGACGGACGTGCCGGCGGGCGACATCGGCGTCGGCGGCCGCGAAGTGGGGTATTTGTACGGCATGTACCGCAAGTTGGCCCGCGAGAATACCGGCGTATTGACCGGTAAGGGAATGACCTTCGGCGGCTCGTTGATCCGTCCCGAAGCGACCGGTTTCGGAGCGGTCTATTTTGTCAGGCAGATGCTCGAAACGGCCGGTGATTCGCTGCGGGGCAAGGTGATCGCGTTGTCGGGTTTCGGCAACGTAACCTGGGGCGTGGCGCTCAAAGCCGTGCAGGAGGGCGCGAAAGTGGTGACCGTGTCGGGCCCGGACGGCTATGTCTGCGACGAGGCGGGGTTGGACGGCGAGAAGATCGGCTACCTGCTGGAGCTGCGCGCATCGAACAACGATGTGGTGGCGCCCTATGCCGACCGTTTCCCGGGCGCGAAGTTCGTTCCGGGGCGCAAGCCGTGGGAAGTGAAGGCGGATATCGCGATGCCCTGTGCGACACAGAACGAGCTCGACGGCAGGGATGCCGAAGCGCTGGTCGCAAACGGGGTGAAATATGTGGCCGAGGTGTCCAACATGGGGTGTACGCCCGAAGCCGCAGACCTCTTTATCGCCCGGGAAATTCCGTTCGGGCCGGGTAAGGCGGTCAATGCCGGCGGTGTGGCCACTTCGGGCCTGGAGATGTCGCAGAACGCGATGAAGATGAGCTGGAGCGC
This window encodes:
- the gdhA gene encoding NADP-specific glutamate dehydrogenase, coding for MEVKKLMDELAMRHPGESEYLQAVHEVLLSIEEVYNSHPEFEANRIAERIVEPDRIFTFKVPWVDDRGAVHVNIGYRVQFNNAIGPYKGGLRFHPSVNLSILKFLGFEQIFKNALTTLPMGGAKGGSDFDPKGKSDAEVMRFCQAFMTELWRYIGPETDVPAGDIGVGGREVGYLYGMYRKLARENTGVLTGKGMTFGGSLIRPEATGFGAVYFVRQMLETAGDSLRGKVIALSGFGNVTWGVALKAVQEGAKVVTVSGPDGYVCDEAGLDGEKIGYLLELRASNNDVVAPYADRFPGAKFVPGRKPWEVKADIAMPCATQNELDGRDAEALVANGVKYVAEVSNMGCTPEAADLFIAREIPFGPGKAVNAGGVATSGLEMSQNAMKMSWSAAEVDRRLQEIMTSIHDVCVRYGTGPDGYVNYMKGANIAGFMKVARSMVEQGVL